AAATTTAAGCAAGATCTCAACCTTTGGAAGAGTACCCCTGGCAAAACTCCTCACCAGAGGCTTTTCCTGCACCACTAGAAACAAGAAGGGAAATCTCCATTCAAGACTGGAgaggcttggggatccctgggtggctcagcggtttagcacctgccttcaccctggagtcccaggatcgagtcccatatcaggctccctgcatggaacctgcttctccctctgcctgtgtatctgcctctctctctctctctttctctctctgtgtctctcatgaatgaatttattcatgagagacacagagagaaagatggtgatacacaggcagagggagaagcagggctccatgcaggaagcttgatgtgggactcgatcccgggaccaggatcacaccctgagccaaaggcagacactcaactgctgagccacccaggcgtcccgaataaataaaatcttaaaaaaaagttatagttaaaaaaaaatttaaaaagatcagaGAGActctgtgtgtgtacgtgtgtgtttgGTAGAGTTTGGAATCTaccatatttcataaaatatgagaTGCCATCAAATATTAATCCCACCATTATATTATATTCCactaagaaggaaacaaaaaattatcaaaCTATGTCACATCTTTGATTTTACAGTCGCATCTGAGTTTCTGAGATGTTAAATCTGAAAAATGTTTGCCTTGAAATCAAGGACATGGTACCTGTATGCCTCTTCCTCCTAGGTGGGTAGGCCACTTAAGCAGAaccatttcccttcctccctctaaaaccttctcctcctccagtcTCCCAAACCAGTCACCAAATCCTGTCTTTTCCACCCCTGATGCCCCTggcctcttttttctctctcctccaccagTGCACCAGCTTCCATCAGAGCCTGCTCCTCTTACCCCTGCAATCCATTATTCATGCTGTACCCAGAGTGATCATCTTATGCCCCTGCTTACACATTTCCACTGCAGCTTTACCCGCAGGGTGAGGTCTGTTTaacttggcatttatttttttcgtgacctggcctctgcctgccaTTTCGGTCTCTTGGCATTTTCTCCAAATGAAATTACTCGCTGCTTCCCCAAAGcaccatatattatttttttcaggccTCCAGTTCTTTGCACCAGCTGTTCGCTGTGCTTGGACTACTCTtcctcaacaagtatttattgaacgaGTAGTAAGTGCCGGGAGCTGAGAATACAGGGGTGAGCAAGGCAGGCGCGAGCCCCATCCTCGTAGAAGCTcgtgggagagagagacaaaagtgTAAACGTGTGATTATGAACGATAAGCACACACGGTGGGTATCTGTAAAGCTTTGTTGAAAATGTCACCcgttggggcagcctgggtggctcagcagtttagtgccaccttccgcccagggcctggtcctggggacccgagatcgaatcccacatcaggatccctgcgtggagcctgtttctccttctgcctgtgtctctgcctttctctatgtgtgtctctcatgaataaataaataaaatctttaaaaaaagaaaagaaaatgtcaaccaTTGAactccaacattaaaaaaataaaaataaaaaaaaataaataaaaataaacaaatcctatTAGTTAatcctataaaagaaaaaagaaaatgtcaaccaACCACAGCCTCAGAAAGTTTAGGATTGGGGGGGGTTAGGAATCCACCTGTGGTTACCTAGGGGACTTTGGGGAATGGACAAGTGGAGTCTCCACCTCTGAGAAATGGTAAAATGCCCTGCCCAGAGGATTTCTGGGAGGCTTTAGTAGGAGACACCGATCTGCTGGACCCGAGGGCCCCTCCCACAGGGGATGGGCGCGGGCCCCACCCCAGGGCGCGCCCCGGAGCGCCCCCGCCAGTGCGCACAGCCTGCCTCCGGCCATTGGGGCCgagggcggggcaggggccgagggcggggcaggggccgAGGGGAGCAGCGCTCCGCCCCATCTCCCCACTTTGGGGGACAACCCCCCTCGCTCATTCCCGCCTCCACCCCCTGaatcatggggggggggcaggggggcggggctGTGACCCATTCATGCCGGGAATCGGATCCAGATGTTCCCGCGGCGCGTGCAGCTGCATCCTTGCCTTTTTTGGCAAAAAACGTGCGGCCGCAAGCGGATCCCGGGCCGCCTCCGCTAATcctggggaagagggggaagggggcCGAGGGTCTGGGCCCAGACTGGGGATCCGCCCCGGGTGCTCTGCGGGATGTTGGACGCGCTATGGGGAGCGCGGTTTGCATGGGCCAGGGGAACCCCTTGCCAGCTCCACTCCCCGATTGGGATCTCCCCTAaacccctcccgcccccaccagGGAGGAAACAACCCTTGGCCTGCAGGGGGGAGGCTGGCGGTGGTGGGGATCCCCGTTCTCCAGAGACTTCCCACCCCGAGGCCCAGGGGCTTCCTCCTTTGCCTTGCACAGAGGAGCTGCGAGGGCCTGAGGCTCCCGGTCAGCGAGGGCACCCtcctcccccgccaccccccagaCAAACACACGACTGACCTTCACTTCCTCACACTGCACACTGCTTTATTGCAGAATCTGGAAGGTGGGTGAGCCAATCCCacccctctgcccatctctgggCAAAATGGAGCTCAGATGAAATGAGGAAACACTAGGCAGACCCGGACTGGGCGCAACCCTGTGCTCTGGGATCCCCTTAGACAGTGAATTCCCATTTTGCTGCTGCCCAGagagccccagccctggggacagGGTGGGATGGGGGTTAGGGAGGGTCAAGCCCGAGTAGAGTCCACTTTTGAGGACTTCTCAGGCACCCATTGAAGACCTAGAGTCTCTGGAAAGTCTAGATTGAAGGGGGCCTGGGTCCGGGAGTCCAGGTTTGGAGAATTGGGCCTAGAGCCCTGGTTTGGGGAGAGGGCTTGGTCTGGGAAGCAGACTGTGGGGAGAGGGCTGAAGTCTAGAGTCCAGGCTTGCGAAAGGGCTTTGAATCATGGAGGCTCCATAAGGGCCCAGGTGTGGGGGCCCTGGGCAAGGGAGTACCAGTTTGGGGATGTTGGAGCAGGGAGGCTGaatcctggagcccaggaggaGCCCCAATTTGGGGAGGGGCTGGGTCCCAAAGGTGGTTTGGAAAAGGAGCCTTAGTCCTGGAGCCCTGGTTTGGGAGGTCCTGGGCCCAGGAGTCCTGGCTCAGGGCCCTGCCTGGCTGCAACCCTGACACACCACTTGATCTCCGTCCGGCACAAAGCCTTGGCCCACCAGGGAGGTGGAGCAGCGGGCGCAGGAGAAGCAGCTGTGGTGCCAGTGGCGATCTTCAAAGGACACATACTTGCCTCCACCAAGTCCTGGAGGGAGGCTGGAGGTTAGCTCTGTGGATCTGGAGCGCAGTCCTGTCGCCCAGCCTCACCCAATACCAAATCCCATCCCCTTGCTTGCACCCTACCCGCAATGTTCTTTGACCCTTGTCCCACCTGTGATGGGGCGCTTGCAGCTGCTGCACTTGGGTGCAAAGAGTTCTCCAAAACAGGCCACACAGTAGGGATCGTCATCCCGGGAGGTGAACTGCTGCCCTGCCAGGGGCGTCTGGCACCCTGTGCAGACCAGGCATTCTCGATGCCAGGGCTGGTCGCGGTATGTCACGCCACCCTGTGTCAGCGTCTGTGGGGGGCAGCACCTGTCAGCAGGGGGACGTGGCGACTCCCACCCCACAACAGAGcctcactcacccccaccccactggccCAGCCCCCACCTTGCTGCAGCGGGCGCAGCGAGGAGCAAACTTGTTCTCATAGCAGGGCACGCAGTAGTGGGCACCCTTGTCGGGCACAAAGGAACGGGAGCCCAGCGGCTGTTCACAGCCGCTGCACAGGAAGCAGTGCTCATGCCACGTCTGGCCTCCGTATTCCAGCTTCCGGGACCCTGTGGGGAACAGGGGTCCCACTCAGAAGCTGTGTCCCAAGCTCCTGAGTGCCACTCTCTGCCATTTTCTGAGGACAGTCCCTGCTGTTCCCATAGCCTAAGCAGGGTGGCATCCATGCACATGCTGCAGGGACCCTCGCCGTGTAATATGGCACATGCTTCCCTCCCCCAAACACTGCACAGGCTAGCTGGGCACATGCTAGGTCCCCATAACACGAGGGCTTGGCATAGGTGAAGTCCCCACATGTACCAGATATGGCTGTGTCAGCACACACCAGGCCTCCAGGTCACAAGCATGATGACTCAGCACGCGCTCAGCCCTTATACGCGAGATCCACTGGTTTTAGCACACCCACAAAGACCCCACGTATACACTAGGCAAGCAAGTCTTTGCTCACGCAAAGCCCTAATGCCCTGGACATGATAGATTCAGTACGAGCAAAGCCTTTGTGTATCCTAATCCTGTCATTCTCCACGTGTCCTAAGCCCTCACCCATCTAGGAGGCATGCAGGTCACCATACCCCTGAagctctgcttctccatctctacCCACACCAAGCCCCGATGCACCAAGCGTGCCGGTCTCATTGTACTCCTCACTCCTCCATGTACCAAACATGCAGGT
This region of Vulpes lagopus strain Blue_001 chromosome 23, ASM1834538v1, whole genome shotgun sequence genomic DNA includes:
- the FHL3 gene encoding four and a half LIM domains protein 3, producing the protein MSEAFDCAKCSESLYGRKYIQTDDGPYCVPCYDSTFANTCAECQQLIGHDSRELFYEDRHFHEGCFRCCRCQRSLADEPFTCQDSELLCNDCYCSAFSSQCSACGETVMPGSRKLEYGGQTWHEHCFLCSGCEQPLGSRSFVPDKGAHYCVPCYENKFAPRCARCSKTLTQGGVTYRDQPWHRECLVCTGCQTPLAGQQFTSRDDDPYCVACFGELFAPKCSSCKRPITGLGGGKYVSFEDRHWHHSCFSCARCSTSLVGQGFVPDGDQVVCQGCSQAGP